Proteins from a single region of Macaca thibetana thibetana isolate TM-01 chromosome 4, ASM2454274v1, whole genome shotgun sequence:
- the NHSL1 gene encoding NHS-like protein 1 isoform X1: MKKEGSSGSFRLKPNAGSLSRAVSWINFSSLSRQTKRLFRSDGELSVCGQQVEVDDENWIYRAQPRKAVSNLDEESRWTVHYSAPWHQQENVFLPTTRPPCVEDLHRQAKLNLKSVLRECDKLRRDGYRSSQYYSQGPTFAANASPLCDEYQDEDEEADQKCSLSSSEEERFISIRRPKTPTSSDFSDLNTQTNWTKSLPLPTPEEKMRQQAQTVQADVVPINITGENFDRQASLRRSLIYTDSLVRRPKKVKRRKTITGVPDNIQKELASGTGQDDVDGHSVHTPDHYSALGRFDSYRSAGQRSETRDSSCQTEDVKVVPPSMRRIRAQKGQGIAAQMGHFSGSSGNMSVLSDSAGIIFPSRLNNDAGFHSLPRSGVRANIQSLEPRLGALGPAGDMDGTFLYQGGHPQADENLGHLGGASETGTLLRPKSQELRHFESENVMSPACVVSPHAAYSTSIIPNATLSSSSEVIAIHTAQSAGQRESRSSGSSHAKIKPRDHLISRHAVKDDHQSPGRHWNEGHTTILSQALDPHSPGAPTLLSLCDSAVSLNAPANRENASQAMPYNCRNDLAFPAHSQDVDGKSESSYSGGGGHSSSEPWEYKSSGNGRASPLKPHVATPGYSTPTSNMSSCSLDQTSNKEDAGSLYSEDHDGYCTSVHTDSGHGSGNLCNSSDGFGNPRHSVVNVFDGRAQKNQGDRSNYQDKSLSRNISLKKAKKPPLPPSRTDSLRRIPKKSGQSNGQVLNESLIATLQHSLQLSLPGKGGSSPSQSPCSDLEEPWLPRSRSQSTVSAGSSMTSATTPNVYSLCGATPSQSDTSSVKSEYTDPWGYYIDYTGMQEDLGNPAGGCSTSSGVPTGNGPVRHVQEGSRATMPQVPSGSVKPKIMSPEKSHRVISPSSGYSSQSNTPTALTPVPVFLKSMSPANGKGKPKPRVPERKSSLISSVSISSSSTSLSSNTSTEGSGTMKKLDPAVGSPLAPPPPIPSPPSPCPADRSPFLPPPPPVTDCSQGSPLPHSPVFPPPPPEALTPFCSPPDWCLSPPPTALSPLLPDSPVSLPLPPPLLPFSEPPPAPPLDPKFMKDTRPPFTNSGQPESSRGSLRPPSSKEETSRPPMPLITTEALQMVQLRPVRKNSGTEAALLSERTAQEQRTPVAPQYHLKPSALLKSRNSTNEMESESQPASVTSSLPTPAKSSSQGDHGSAAERGGPVSRSPGALSAGEAEARPSPSTTPLPDSSPRRKPPPISKKPKLFLVVPPPQKDFAVEPAENVSEALRAAPSPTRGEEGSVHSREAKESSTVQAGSHATHPGTSVLEGGAAGSVSPSRVEANVLMVQPDVSPAPKQEEPAENSADAGGDRESCLSQQDGAAGVPETTAASSSSEACDFLKEDGSDEVMTPSRPRTTEDLFAAIHRSKRKVLGRRDSDDDHSRNHSPSPPVTPTGAAPSLASPKQVGSIQRSIRKSSTSSDNFKALLLKKGSRSDTSARMSAAEMLKNTDPRFQRSRSEPSPDAPESPSSCSPSKNRRAQEEWAKNEGLMPRSLSFSGPRYGRSRTPPCAASSRYSMRNRIQSSPMTVISEGEGEAVEPVDSVAHGALGVAEGCSLDGLAREEMDEGSLLCGEGPAASLQPQAPGPVDGTASAEGREPSPQCGGSLSEES, from the exons tGTTCTCTCTCTTCATCAGAAGAAGAAAGATTTATTTCCATCAGGAGACCTAAAACACCAACCTCAAGTGACTTCTCCGACCTTAATACTCAGACGAACTGGACCAAGTCGCTTCCACTGCCAACACCAGAAGAGAAGATGCGACAGCAAGCCCAAACAGTCCAGGCTGATGTGGTGCCTATTAACATAACTG GGGAGAATTTCGATCGCCAGGCCAGCCTTCGGCGGTCTCTAATTTACACAGACTCTCTGGTAAGACGACCGAAGAAAGTCAAAAGGAGAAAGACTATTACAGGAGTCCCTGACAACATACAGAAGGAGCTAG CATCAGGCACTGGCCAAGATGATGTCGATGGTCACTCAGTGCACACCCCCGATCACTACTCTGCGCTAGGAAGGTTCGATAGCTATCGGTCTGCTGGGCAGCGCTCAGAAACCAGGGACTCCAGCTGTCAGACGGAGGATGTGAAGGTCGTACCACCTTCCATGAGGAGAATCAGGGCACAGAAGGGGCAAGGCATTGCTGCCCAGATGGGCCACTTCTCAGGTTCTTCTGGCAACATGTCTGTGCTGAGCGATTCTGCGGGGATCATATTCCCTTCCCGCCTCAACAATGATGCTGGCTTCCATAGTCTTCCGCGTTCTGGAGTGAGGGCAAACATTCAGTCTCTTGAGCCGAGGCTGGGTGCCCTGGGCCCTGCAGGAGACATGGATGGCACATTCCTCTACCAGGGAGGTCACCCACAAGCAGATGAAAACTTAGGCCATTTAGGAGGTGCCTCAGAGACTGGAACACTTTTGAGACCCAAATCCCAAGAGCTGAGACACTTTGAGAGTGAAAATGTAATGAGCCCAGCATGTGTGGTTTCTCCTCATGCAGCCTACTCCACCAGCATCATCCcaaatgccacactgtcttcctctTCCGAGGTCATCGCTATTCACACTGCTCAGAGTGCAGGGCAGCGGGAAAGTAGAAGTTCTGGCTCATCACATGCAAAGATAAAACCCAGAGACCACCTCATCTCCAGGCATGCTGTGAAAGATGATCATCAGTCTCCCGGGCGCCACTGGAATGAGGGTCACACCACCATTCTTTCACAGGCCTTAGACCCTCATTCCCCTGGGGCACCCACACTGTTGTCCCTCTGTGACTCGGCAGTCTCTCTAAATGCTCCAGCAAATAGGGAGAATGCGTCCCAAGCCATGCCGTATAATTGTAGAAACGACCTAGCCTTCCCAGCCCACTCCCAAGATGTGGATGGCAAGAGTGAATCTAGTTATTCAGGGGGTGGAGGGCACAGCAGCTCGGAGCCCTGGGAATACAAGTCCTCAGGTAATGGAAGGGCATCCCCCCTGAAGCCGCATGTAGCAACTCCTGGCTACTCCACTCCCACAAGTAACATGAGCAGCTGCAGTTTGGACCAAACGTCCAACAAAGAGGATGCTGGGTCGCTGTATTCCGAGGACCACGATGGCTACTGCACATCTGTGCACACTGACTCTGGACATGGATCTGGGAATCTGTGCAATAGCAGTGATGGCTTTGGGAACCCCAGGCACAGCGTGGTCAATGTTTTTGATGGAAGAGCTCAGAAAAACCAAGGGGACCGGTCCAATTACCAGGATAAATCCTTATCGAGAAACATCTCtttgaagaaagcaaagaagCCTCCCCTGCCACCCTCCCGGACAGACTCCCTCCGCAGGATTCCCAAGAAGAGTGGCCAGTCCAACGGGCAGGTGCTCAACGAGAGCCTGATCGCCACACTCCAGCACTCGCTGCAGCTGAGCCTCCCAGGCAAGGGTGGCAGCTCGCCCTCCCAGAGCCCCTGCAGTGACTTGGAAGAGCCCTGGCTGCCCCGCTCCCGGAGCCAGAGCACGGTCAGTGCTGGCAGCAGCATGACTTCCGCCACCACCCCCAATGTCTACTCCCTGTGCGGGGCCACACCATCGCAGAGTGACACGAGCAGTGTCAAGTCAGAGTACACGGACCCCTGGGGTTACTACATTGACTACACAGGCATGCAGGAAGATCTGGGGAACCCAGCAGGGGGCTGTTCAACCAGCAGCGGGGTGCCCACTGGGAACGGGCCAGTCCGCCATGTCCAAGAAGGGTCCAGAGCCACAATGCCTCAAGTGCCCAGTGGTTCAGTCAAACCAAAGATCATGTCACCAGAGAAGTCCCACAGAGTCATTTCTCCATCCAGTGGGTATTCCAGCCAGTCGAATACACCCACAGCGCTCACCCCTGtgcctgtgtttttaaaatcaatgtcACCAGCAAATGGGAAGGGGAAGCCCAAGCCCAGGGTACCAGAAAGGAAGTCCTCTCTGATATCTTCAGTATCCATTTCCTCGTCGTCCACTTCTCTTTCCTCTAATACTTCTACTGAAGGAAGtggcactatgaagaaactggatCCAGCCGTGGGCTCTcccctggctcctcctcctcctattccCTCTCCTCCATCGCCTTGTCCTGCAGACAggtctcctttccttcctcccccacctcctgtCACAGATTGCTCCCAGGGCTCTCCTCTGCCTCACTCTCCTGTGTTCCCCCCTCCGCCGCCAGAAGCTCTCACTCCCTTCTGCTCCCCACCTGATTGGTGCCTTTCTCCCCCGCCCACTGCACTGAGCCCGCTTCTTCCAGATTCACCTGTGTCCTTGCCATTGCCCCCACCTCTCTTACCTTTCTCGGAGCCCCCACCCGCCCCACCTCTTGACCCCAAATTCATGAAAGACACCAGGCCGCCTTTCACAAATTCTGGCCAGCCAGAATCCTCCCGGGGATCCTTGAGGCCGCCTTCTTCCAAGGAGGAGACCAGCAGGCCCCCCATGCCCCTGATAACCACGGAAGCATTGCAGATGGTGCAGTTGAGGCCGGTGAGGAAGAACTCAGGCACCGAGGCAGCACTGTTGTCTGAACGAACAGCTCAGGAACAACGTACTCCAGTTGCTCCACAGTACCACTTAAAGCCATCTGCTCTCCTGAAATCCCGAAATAGCACAAATGAAATGGAGAGTGAAAGCCAGCCTGCCTCTGTGACAAGCTCGCTTCCGACGCCTGCCAAGAGCTCGAGTCAGGGTGACCATGGCAGTGCGGCCGAGCGCGGCGGCCCTGTGAGCCGCAGCCCTGGAGCTTTGAgcgctggggaggcagaggctcgGCCCAGTCCCAGCACCACCCCACTCCCAGACTCTTCACCCAGGAGGAAGCCACCCCCCATTTCCAAGAAGCCCAAACTGTTCCTGGTGGTACCACCTCCGCAGAAAGATTTTGCAGTGGAACCCGCAGAGAACGTGAGCGAAGCCCTTCGAGCCGCGCCCAGCCCCACGAGGGGAGAGGAGGGCTCTGTGCACAGCAGAGAGGCAAAAGAGAGTTCTACAGTCCAAGCTGGCTCTCATGCCACGCACCCTGGCACCTCGGTTCTTGAGGGAGGAGCTGCAGGATCCGTGTCTCCCAGCAGAGTGGAAGCCAATGTCCTCATGGTTCAGCCCGATGTCTCACCAGCCCCCAAGCAGGAGGAGCCAGCTGAGAACAGTGCGGATGCTGGGGGCGATAGGGAGAGCTGCCTATCTCAACAGGACGGAGCAG CTGGGGTGCCGGAGACCACCGCAGCCAGTTCATCCTCAGAGGCCTGTGACTTCCTCAAGGAAGACGGGAGTGATGAGGTGATGACCCCTAGTCGACCCAGGACCACAGAAGACCTTTTTGCAGCTATTCACAG ATCCAAAAGGAAAGTCCTCGGCCGTAGAGATTCAGATGATGACCACTCCCGAAAccattctccctccccacccGTGACACCCACCGGCGCTGCCCCGAGCCTGGCCTCTCCAAAGCAAGTGGGATCGATTCAGAGAAGCATCCGAAAGAGCAGCACCAGCAGTGACAATTTCAAAGCTCTGCTGCTAAAAAAGGGCAGTCGTTCAGACACCAGCGCCCGCATGTCTGCAGCAGAGATGCTCAAGAACACAGACCCTAGATTCCAGAGGTCAAGGTCAGAACCTTCACCAGATGCCCCCGAGAGCCCGTCAAGCTGTTCCCCAAGCAAAAACAGAAGGGCGCAGGAGGAGTGGGCCAAGAATGAAGGCTTGATGCCTCGGAGTCTGTCCTTTTCCGGCCCCAGGTACGGCCGCAGCCGAACACCGCCTTGTGCCGCCAGCAGCAGGTACAGCATGCGGAACCGGATCCAAAGCAGCCCCATGACCGTCATCtcggagggagaaggggaggccgTGGAGCCTGTGGACAGCGTGGCCCACGGGGCTCTGGGCGTTGCGGAGGGATGTTCCCTGGACGGACTAGCGAGGGAGGAGATGGACGAGGGCAGCCTGCTCTGTGGGGAGGGGCCTGCCGCCTCTCTGCAGCCCCAGGCCCCCGGCCCCGTGGATGGGACAGCCAGTGCAGAGGGCAGAGAGCCCTCCCCGCAGTGTGGCGGTTCTCTGAGTGAGGAGAGTTAG
- the NHSL1 gene encoding NHS-like protein 1 isoform X2 encodes MKKEGSSGSFRLKPNAGSLSRAVSWINFSSLSRQTKRLFRSDGELSVCGQQVEVDDENWIYRAQPRKAVSNLDEESRWTVHYSAPWHQQENVFLPTTRPPCVEDLHRQAKLNLKSVLRECDKLRRDGYRSSQYYSQGPTFAANASPLCDEYQDEDEEADQKCSLSSSEEERFISIRRPKTPTSSDFSDLNTQTNWTKSLPLPTPEEKMRQQAQTVQADVVPINITASGTGQDDVDGHSVHTPDHYSALGRFDSYRSAGQRSETRDSSCQTEDVKVVPPSMRRIRAQKGQGIAAQMGHFSGSSGNMSVLSDSAGIIFPSRLNNDAGFHSLPRSGVRANIQSLEPRLGALGPAGDMDGTFLYQGGHPQADENLGHLGGASETGTLLRPKSQELRHFESENVMSPACVVSPHAAYSTSIIPNATLSSSSEVIAIHTAQSAGQRESRSSGSSHAKIKPRDHLISRHAVKDDHQSPGRHWNEGHTTILSQALDPHSPGAPTLLSLCDSAVSLNAPANRENASQAMPYNCRNDLAFPAHSQDVDGKSESSYSGGGGHSSSEPWEYKSSGNGRASPLKPHVATPGYSTPTSNMSSCSLDQTSNKEDAGSLYSEDHDGYCTSVHTDSGHGSGNLCNSSDGFGNPRHSVVNVFDGRAQKNQGDRSNYQDKSLSRNISLKKAKKPPLPPSRTDSLRRIPKKSGQSNGQVLNESLIATLQHSLQLSLPGKGGSSPSQSPCSDLEEPWLPRSRSQSTVSAGSSMTSATTPNVYSLCGATPSQSDTSSVKSEYTDPWGYYIDYTGMQEDLGNPAGGCSTSSGVPTGNGPVRHVQEGSRATMPQVPSGSVKPKIMSPEKSHRVISPSSGYSSQSNTPTALTPVPVFLKSMSPANGKGKPKPRVPERKSSLISSVSISSSSTSLSSNTSTEGSGTMKKLDPAVGSPLAPPPPIPSPPSPCPADRSPFLPPPPPVTDCSQGSPLPHSPVFPPPPPEALTPFCSPPDWCLSPPPTALSPLLPDSPVSLPLPPPLLPFSEPPPAPPLDPKFMKDTRPPFTNSGQPESSRGSLRPPSSKEETSRPPMPLITTEALQMVQLRPVRKNSGTEAALLSERTAQEQRTPVAPQYHLKPSALLKSRNSTNEMESESQPASVTSSLPTPAKSSSQGDHGSAAERGGPVSRSPGALSAGEAEARPSPSTTPLPDSSPRRKPPPISKKPKLFLVVPPPQKDFAVEPAENVSEALRAAPSPTRGEEGSVHSREAKESSTVQAGSHATHPGTSVLEGGAAGSVSPSRVEANVLMVQPDVSPAPKQEEPAENSADAGGDRESCLSQQDGAAGVPETTAASSSSEACDFLKEDGSDEVMTPSRPRTTEDLFAAIHRSKRKVLGRRDSDDDHSRNHSPSPPVTPTGAAPSLASPKQVGSIQRSIRKSSTSSDNFKALLLKKGSRSDTSARMSAAEMLKNTDPRFQRSRSEPSPDAPESPSSCSPSKNRRAQEEWAKNEGLMPRSLSFSGPRYGRSRTPPCAASSRYSMRNRIQSSPMTVISEGEGEAVEPVDSVAHGALGVAEGCSLDGLAREEMDEGSLLCGEGPAASLQPQAPGPVDGTASAEGREPSPQCGGSLSEES; translated from the exons tGTTCTCTCTCTTCATCAGAAGAAGAAAGATTTATTTCCATCAGGAGACCTAAAACACCAACCTCAAGTGACTTCTCCGACCTTAATACTCAGACGAACTGGACCAAGTCGCTTCCACTGCCAACACCAGAAGAGAAGATGCGACAGCAAGCCCAAACAGTCCAGGCTGATGTGGTGCCTATTAACATAACTG CATCAGGCACTGGCCAAGATGATGTCGATGGTCACTCAGTGCACACCCCCGATCACTACTCTGCGCTAGGAAGGTTCGATAGCTATCGGTCTGCTGGGCAGCGCTCAGAAACCAGGGACTCCAGCTGTCAGACGGAGGATGTGAAGGTCGTACCACCTTCCATGAGGAGAATCAGGGCACAGAAGGGGCAAGGCATTGCTGCCCAGATGGGCCACTTCTCAGGTTCTTCTGGCAACATGTCTGTGCTGAGCGATTCTGCGGGGATCATATTCCCTTCCCGCCTCAACAATGATGCTGGCTTCCATAGTCTTCCGCGTTCTGGAGTGAGGGCAAACATTCAGTCTCTTGAGCCGAGGCTGGGTGCCCTGGGCCCTGCAGGAGACATGGATGGCACATTCCTCTACCAGGGAGGTCACCCACAAGCAGATGAAAACTTAGGCCATTTAGGAGGTGCCTCAGAGACTGGAACACTTTTGAGACCCAAATCCCAAGAGCTGAGACACTTTGAGAGTGAAAATGTAATGAGCCCAGCATGTGTGGTTTCTCCTCATGCAGCCTACTCCACCAGCATCATCCcaaatgccacactgtcttcctctTCCGAGGTCATCGCTATTCACACTGCTCAGAGTGCAGGGCAGCGGGAAAGTAGAAGTTCTGGCTCATCACATGCAAAGATAAAACCCAGAGACCACCTCATCTCCAGGCATGCTGTGAAAGATGATCATCAGTCTCCCGGGCGCCACTGGAATGAGGGTCACACCACCATTCTTTCACAGGCCTTAGACCCTCATTCCCCTGGGGCACCCACACTGTTGTCCCTCTGTGACTCGGCAGTCTCTCTAAATGCTCCAGCAAATAGGGAGAATGCGTCCCAAGCCATGCCGTATAATTGTAGAAACGACCTAGCCTTCCCAGCCCACTCCCAAGATGTGGATGGCAAGAGTGAATCTAGTTATTCAGGGGGTGGAGGGCACAGCAGCTCGGAGCCCTGGGAATACAAGTCCTCAGGTAATGGAAGGGCATCCCCCCTGAAGCCGCATGTAGCAACTCCTGGCTACTCCACTCCCACAAGTAACATGAGCAGCTGCAGTTTGGACCAAACGTCCAACAAAGAGGATGCTGGGTCGCTGTATTCCGAGGACCACGATGGCTACTGCACATCTGTGCACACTGACTCTGGACATGGATCTGGGAATCTGTGCAATAGCAGTGATGGCTTTGGGAACCCCAGGCACAGCGTGGTCAATGTTTTTGATGGAAGAGCTCAGAAAAACCAAGGGGACCGGTCCAATTACCAGGATAAATCCTTATCGAGAAACATCTCtttgaagaaagcaaagaagCCTCCCCTGCCACCCTCCCGGACAGACTCCCTCCGCAGGATTCCCAAGAAGAGTGGCCAGTCCAACGGGCAGGTGCTCAACGAGAGCCTGATCGCCACACTCCAGCACTCGCTGCAGCTGAGCCTCCCAGGCAAGGGTGGCAGCTCGCCCTCCCAGAGCCCCTGCAGTGACTTGGAAGAGCCCTGGCTGCCCCGCTCCCGGAGCCAGAGCACGGTCAGTGCTGGCAGCAGCATGACTTCCGCCACCACCCCCAATGTCTACTCCCTGTGCGGGGCCACACCATCGCAGAGTGACACGAGCAGTGTCAAGTCAGAGTACACGGACCCCTGGGGTTACTACATTGACTACACAGGCATGCAGGAAGATCTGGGGAACCCAGCAGGGGGCTGTTCAACCAGCAGCGGGGTGCCCACTGGGAACGGGCCAGTCCGCCATGTCCAAGAAGGGTCCAGAGCCACAATGCCTCAAGTGCCCAGTGGTTCAGTCAAACCAAAGATCATGTCACCAGAGAAGTCCCACAGAGTCATTTCTCCATCCAGTGGGTATTCCAGCCAGTCGAATACACCCACAGCGCTCACCCCTGtgcctgtgtttttaaaatcaatgtcACCAGCAAATGGGAAGGGGAAGCCCAAGCCCAGGGTACCAGAAAGGAAGTCCTCTCTGATATCTTCAGTATCCATTTCCTCGTCGTCCACTTCTCTTTCCTCTAATACTTCTACTGAAGGAAGtggcactatgaagaaactggatCCAGCCGTGGGCTCTcccctggctcctcctcctcctattccCTCTCCTCCATCGCCTTGTCCTGCAGACAggtctcctttccttcctcccccacctcctgtCACAGATTGCTCCCAGGGCTCTCCTCTGCCTCACTCTCCTGTGTTCCCCCCTCCGCCGCCAGAAGCTCTCACTCCCTTCTGCTCCCCACCTGATTGGTGCCTTTCTCCCCCGCCCACTGCACTGAGCCCGCTTCTTCCAGATTCACCTGTGTCCTTGCCATTGCCCCCACCTCTCTTACCTTTCTCGGAGCCCCCACCCGCCCCACCTCTTGACCCCAAATTCATGAAAGACACCAGGCCGCCTTTCACAAATTCTGGCCAGCCAGAATCCTCCCGGGGATCCTTGAGGCCGCCTTCTTCCAAGGAGGAGACCAGCAGGCCCCCCATGCCCCTGATAACCACGGAAGCATTGCAGATGGTGCAGTTGAGGCCGGTGAGGAAGAACTCAGGCACCGAGGCAGCACTGTTGTCTGAACGAACAGCTCAGGAACAACGTACTCCAGTTGCTCCACAGTACCACTTAAAGCCATCTGCTCTCCTGAAATCCCGAAATAGCACAAATGAAATGGAGAGTGAAAGCCAGCCTGCCTCTGTGACAAGCTCGCTTCCGACGCCTGCCAAGAGCTCGAGTCAGGGTGACCATGGCAGTGCGGCCGAGCGCGGCGGCCCTGTGAGCCGCAGCCCTGGAGCTTTGAgcgctggggaggcagaggctcgGCCCAGTCCCAGCACCACCCCACTCCCAGACTCTTCACCCAGGAGGAAGCCACCCCCCATTTCCAAGAAGCCCAAACTGTTCCTGGTGGTACCACCTCCGCAGAAAGATTTTGCAGTGGAACCCGCAGAGAACGTGAGCGAAGCCCTTCGAGCCGCGCCCAGCCCCACGAGGGGAGAGGAGGGCTCTGTGCACAGCAGAGAGGCAAAAGAGAGTTCTACAGTCCAAGCTGGCTCTCATGCCACGCACCCTGGCACCTCGGTTCTTGAGGGAGGAGCTGCAGGATCCGTGTCTCCCAGCAGAGTGGAAGCCAATGTCCTCATGGTTCAGCCCGATGTCTCACCAGCCCCCAAGCAGGAGGAGCCAGCTGAGAACAGTGCGGATGCTGGGGGCGATAGGGAGAGCTGCCTATCTCAACAGGACGGAGCAG CTGGGGTGCCGGAGACCACCGCAGCCAGTTCATCCTCAGAGGCCTGTGACTTCCTCAAGGAAGACGGGAGTGATGAGGTGATGACCCCTAGTCGACCCAGGACCACAGAAGACCTTTTTGCAGCTATTCACAG ATCCAAAAGGAAAGTCCTCGGCCGTAGAGATTCAGATGATGACCACTCCCGAAAccattctccctccccacccGTGACACCCACCGGCGCTGCCCCGAGCCTGGCCTCTCCAAAGCAAGTGGGATCGATTCAGAGAAGCATCCGAAAGAGCAGCACCAGCAGTGACAATTTCAAAGCTCTGCTGCTAAAAAAGGGCAGTCGTTCAGACACCAGCGCCCGCATGTCTGCAGCAGAGATGCTCAAGAACACAGACCCTAGATTCCAGAGGTCAAGGTCAGAACCTTCACCAGATGCCCCCGAGAGCCCGTCAAGCTGTTCCCCAAGCAAAAACAGAAGGGCGCAGGAGGAGTGGGCCAAGAATGAAGGCTTGATGCCTCGGAGTCTGTCCTTTTCCGGCCCCAGGTACGGCCGCAGCCGAACACCGCCTTGTGCCGCCAGCAGCAGGTACAGCATGCGGAACCGGATCCAAAGCAGCCCCATGACCGTCATCtcggagggagaaggggaggccgTGGAGCCTGTGGACAGCGTGGCCCACGGGGCTCTGGGCGTTGCGGAGGGATGTTCCCTGGACGGACTAGCGAGGGAGGAGATGGACGAGGGCAGCCTGCTCTGTGGGGAGGGGCCTGCCGCCTCTCTGCAGCCCCAGGCCCCCGGCCCCGTGGATGGGACAGCCAGTGCAGAGGGCAGAGAGCCCTCCCCGCAGTGTGGCGGTTCTCTGAGTGAGGAGAGTTAG